Proteins from a single region of Candidatus Palauibacter scopulicola:
- a CDS encoding DedA family protein translates to MPEVPGVQPLLDFLLALPALTAYALITAGSALENIFPPVPSDTFVVLGAVLADRGSLQPLPVLLCAWIANSGGAMVVFGLARRRGRGAFETGWGRRLLRPHQFRRLARFYERHGLWAIFFARCLPVLRVVVPTFAGFTGLGAVRAMAPVVAASLLWNGLMLAGGLFASRNVDRLMELLGQVNAWLLLVAAILIGAIVGWWIRSRRDDGSSADGGSRASP, encoded by the coding sequence GTGCCTGAGGTTCCGGGCGTTCAACCCCTCCTCGATTTCCTCCTCGCCCTGCCGGCGCTCACCGCCTACGCGCTCATCACCGCGGGCTCCGCGCTCGAGAACATCTTCCCGCCCGTCCCGTCCGACACGTTCGTCGTGCTCGGCGCCGTGCTCGCGGACCGGGGATCGCTGCAGCCCCTCCCCGTCCTCCTCTGCGCGTGGATCGCGAACTCCGGCGGCGCGATGGTCGTGTTCGGACTCGCGCGGCGGCGGGGCCGCGGCGCTTTCGAGACCGGCTGGGGCCGGCGCCTCCTCCGCCCGCACCAGTTCCGGCGCCTGGCCCGCTTCTACGAGCGGCACGGGTTGTGGGCCATCTTCTTCGCCCGCTGCCTGCCGGTGCTGCGCGTGGTCGTCCCCACCTTCGCGGGGTTCACGGGGTTGGGCGCGGTGCGGGCGATGGCCCCGGTCGTCGCCGCCTCGCTGCTCTGGAACGGGCTCATGCTGGCGGGGGGCCTGTTCGCCTCGCGCAACGTGGACCGCCTCATGGAGCTGCTGGGCCAGGTGAACGCCTGGCTGCTGCTCGTGGCCGCCATCCTCATCGGCGCCATCGTCGGCTGGTGGATCCGCAGCCGGCGCGACGATGGCAGTTCCGCGGACGGCGGATCGCGGGCATCGCCGTGA
- the purE gene encoding 5-(carboxyamino)imidazole ribonucleotide mutase, with protein sequence MSSVLVMMGSESDMPTMDKGVAILREHGVEVQVEVSSAHRQPKRTAELAEGAAAAGHSVVICGAGLSAALPGVVAAHTSLPVIGVPVSAGTLGGLDALLSCAQMPPGVPVAAVGIDNAKNAAHLALRILGTGRD encoded by the coding sequence ATGAGTTCGGTACTGGTGATGATGGGGTCGGAATCGGACATGCCCACCATGGACAAGGGCGTGGCGATCCTGCGCGAGCACGGGGTCGAGGTGCAGGTCGAGGTGAGTTCGGCCCACCGGCAGCCGAAGCGGACTGCGGAGTTGGCGGAGGGGGCGGCGGCAGCCGGCCATTCCGTCGTGATCTGCGGGGCGGGGTTGTCGGCGGCGCTGCCCGGCGTCGTGGCGGCGCATACCTCGCTGCCGGTGATCGGCGTCCCCGTTTCAGCGGGCACGCTCGGGGGGCTCGACGCGCTCCTGTCGTGCGCCCAGATGCCGCCGGGCGTCCCCGTCGCCGCCGTGGGCATCGACAACGCGAAGAACGCGGCCCACCTCGCCCTCCGCATCCTGGGCACGGGTCGGGACTAG
- the ispF gene encoding 2-C-methyl-D-erythritol 2,4-cyclodiphosphate synthase produces MRTGVGYDSHRFDETRPLVLGGVAIPDAPGLKGHSDGDAVAHAITDAVLGAAGLGDIGVLFPDTDPAYAGADSIELLASAVRRLRDGGFRVVNVDATVIAERPRISPHAEAMRERLGEALGTGAAGVSIKGKSNEGMGWIGRGEGLAAIAVATVTPAAGDGA; encoded by the coding sequence GTGCGGACCGGCGTCGGGTACGATTCCCACCGCTTCGATGAGACGCGGCCCCTCGTGCTGGGGGGCGTGGCGATCCCCGACGCGCCCGGACTGAAGGGACACTCCGACGGGGACGCGGTCGCGCACGCGATCACCGATGCGGTCCTGGGCGCCGCGGGCCTCGGAGACATCGGCGTCCTCTTTCCGGATACGGACCCCGCGTACGCGGGCGCCGACTCCATCGAACTCCTCGCCTCGGCGGTGCGCCGCCTGCGCGACGGGGGATTCCGGGTGGTGAACGTCGACGCGACCGTCATCGCCGAGCGGCCCCGCATCTCGCCGCACGCCGAGGCCATGCGGGAGCGGCTGGGAGAGGCTCTGGGCACGGGGGCGGCCGGCGTGTCGATCAAGGGGAAGTCGAACGAAGGGATGGGGTGGATCGGGCGGGGCGAGGGCCTCGCCGCCATCGCGGTCGCGACGGTGACCCCGGCTGCGGGGGACGGTGCCTGA